The genomic stretch actgattttaacacactatagtttttttatacatagcataaaggtaaaaaaaactatatatgcagtgttatcttcattttagatgtcaagagggttttgtggctcctgagattttttttttctccagaaaatgggtccaaatggctctttgaatgtttaaggttgctgacccctgccttaGCTGATAGAATCAGGAATAGTATTAGAATACAAGGATATAGGGTAGGGAAGGAGGAAATTAAATTgaatttatatgcagatgatataTTTTTGGTTCTTGGGAATCTTCTGGAAGCGTAGAGAGAATTAATGATAATTTTAGAGGATTTTAAATCATACTCTGGGTTAGGGGTAAATATTGAGAAATCAGAAATAATGTTTAGGAGGATAGAGTTAAAGGAACAAGAAGAAATAGCAAAGTTAACAGGTATGAAATTAGGAGTTAAGAGaattaaatatttaggaataataataacaaagaacCCCAAAAACTTGGTGGATGCAAATTATAAAACAACATGGAGGaaggtacaaaaaaaattaaatcaatggaATAATAGATATTTAAGCATTTTGGGGGAGATAAGGGcaattaaaatgttcatttttctAAGATGCTATATCTATTTCAGGTGCTTCCAGAGTGGATTCCCAGGAACCAATTAGTTATATGGgatcaagaaataaaaaattgggtgtttgggaagaagaaagctaGAATTTTAAGGAAAGTTGTATATTCACCACAGGAAGATTTAGGATGGGGATTGCCACATTTGGAAAGTTACTATGAAGCTTTTCAAATTAAGATGTTGATGGAAATAGATGCaaaaaatttggataaatgggtgagatgggaagatacaataaatagaggaggaggtaattttggaatatttacacagaaagtgaaaaagaaaattaaaattacaataggaCCAAGACAGTTAGcattaaaagtttgggggaaaatgcaacccaattggatgccaaaattttctaaatggaccccacttgaatttttttaaatgaggaatttaaaaacattgaaaaaacttttggggagaagttaaaggaaaagggttattttagagtgaaggatttatacaatcctcaggggatattgactcctatacaagaattattggagaaagtgggaggaaaatactggttaaggatcttggctttatctaatattttaaaacaaagatactcCCGAGTTTTGAATGAAGaggatactcaatttgaaaaaatatatagtcttaaagaggataataaaaagggtatggcaaaacagttaaacaatttaatgaataaagatagagactatatgattaggttaatacaaattaaatgggaaagagaggtgggaatgTCAGTACAGGAGATAGACAGAATAATaaaaggaatattggagattagaatggaaaaatttagagaactggagatgaaattaatattgaaatggtataggacacctgcccagctggcttatatgattaagggaaggaattcaaattgttggcactgtagaaaggtaaagggttattatgcccatctttgatgggaatgttctaaggtaattgatttttggcaattgatatttgaaaaggtggaggaattatgtaaccttaagctggagctctctgggaaaatgttatttatgggagtttggggaaataataaagtaaaaaaatataatcaggatttattcaaagctatgattctagctatccatggaaagatgcatcaaaatggactgtggaaaaatggaactggtatttatatgaatggatacaatcagacatagtatcaatactgaaacaggataagacatgggaagataagaaaaccgagataaaaaagaaatggttgagatatataagatgggtaagggaagggggggccaatactgttataatggataaaatccaaaaggtgtgcttatggctgcagatataaatacttaatgttaatggtcgctgttcatggggggaggggaaaaagggggaaaaagattgTTGATctatgattatgtaaatataagtggaatgtatactttaaaaaattaaacatcaataaaattaaaaaaagaaaaaaaagaaaaaagaagtgggtcacctcagaatgccagattcaggggagggcaccaggacacagattatatctgttgtcttgtgtgctccctgaagcaattggtgggccactgtgaaatacagaagctggactagatgggcctttggccttatccagtggggctcttcttatgttcttgccatAAGGTTGCCACTTCCATAGCATCCACCTGGGCACATCCTTTCCTCTCAGGCAACTCCAATCATCTGCCCCAAATCAGTATATAGCCAAACTAGGCTATAAATCCTCAACGAGGGTAAGTAGGGACAAAGAATAATAGCCGAGAGTGAAAAGCACAGACAAATGCAAATTACATGGACCAATAAAACCCTGCTACAGCATATATTGGTGCAGAGTGGTCCCTGGAACAGCAGGAACACCAAGTATATCTTACCCCACGCCATTTGATGTTGaacccctgctaaatgggtaagaagcactttttcaagtgggtgcttctcttttatttagcaggggaagagtaactggcacatctcaccccaccagtgtcttttctagtggctatttgctgatgttcttttatatctttttagattgtgatcccttttgcAGCCAgcagtttgattttctctgtaaaccactgtgTTAACTTTTTGTTCAAAAAGTGaacaaagcagtatataaaagcggttcacaaagcagtatataaatactgttattattataacTTCCCCCATGGAAGGGGTGAAACTGCCTTCACTGGAGAGGTCACTTAAGCAATTCAACCATTCAGAAAGAGTACATAGAACGGTCATTCTTGGAACTGTACTGCCTTGCTTTGTAGGTTGTTACTGTTCCCATGTCACAACCTTCCTGAATGCTAGAatgtcagaaataagcacttatgggacttacttctgagtaggcgtgtctactgttattattaagaatacttataaaCTGATTTTctacaagagtagttcacaaagtggtttacataaacAGGTACAAGCTTAGGCTTGTTTGTCTATCAGACATCTCCCAAGCCATTTCTTTCTTACCTCCTCCAGTCTGAACACTGCTCCTATGTGAGGTTGGATCCGTCCCTCGTGGCAATACTGAAGAGCAGAAGAGAGTGCAGAGGAAAAGACTGGGAAATCTTGGTCCCTGTACCGACCCCAGTACAGTCCCATGGCAGAAATGTTCTTCAGAAGCAGCAAGTTGGCTGGAATAGAAGGGATTGTTCCTCCAGCAAAACCAACCACCACAATCCTGCCTTCCCAAGTGAGGCTGAAAATAACAGGCAGCAGAAGGTATGAGAGATCAATAGCTGGACCATCTATCCAGAAGCAAAGCAGCTGGATAAAACTTAGAATGCTTTTGCAGAAGACTGCTGGGGTGGGCAACTCATGAAGGTTTATAACAAAACACAAGGtctggataaagtggatagcaAAGCTTTGTCTCACAGAATGCTAGAGCCCAGGATTATCTAATGAACTtgactggcaatggaaaattaacttatggaattcactaTGACAAaaagtggtgatggccactaacttaGATGGCTTAAAAgggggaattagacaaattcacagaggtcAATGACTATTAGTCATGATAGCAAATGGGAACTTCCAGATTCAGAATATCACATAGTAGGGAGGAACTCCGAGGAAGGCCGTTGCCTTTATGCACCCCCGTATGCTAGAGAGGGTATACGGGGCAAATGCCGAAGGCAACGACCCTCCTCAAGCCTCCCCCCGCTGCCCGCCCACCTggctttttctttaaagggagagaagacaGCAGCTCCGCCCGCTTCTCCCTTTATAAAAAGAACCTCCTCCTGACGgaggaggggcgcccaggagcactcctggagaggcagcaagaactGCCCCCCCTTAGGGCGACCCTGCCTGCTTGCTTCCTccagagaggcctccagaagcgAGAGGGCGGCCTAAAGCATCagctctgatgctctagcccaggcgCCCCTGGTGATAGGCAGGCGTCCAGCAGCCAGAAACCGCTGCAATGGAGAACTGCACGCCACTTACAAGCAGCGCATGAGACTCCGtcggggccttggctgcctcctttgttcccccttttttccaatgggggaacagaggaggtaggCGCACGGAAGTCATTGTGGCGACGATGACGTCATCACAACTACTTCTGGGTCacgggtgggggtgtgtggaaaaGGGTGGGGAGCAAGGGATGTGGGAGGGAGCAGAAAACTAGGGGTTGCCCAGGGCACCAGGTTCGCCACTGCCTTTATGCCCTGGATGTCTCAAAAGCGTCTGGTAGGCCATGATGTAAACTAGGAAGCTGCCCTAGGTAGAACTGTGGTCTGATCCCACAGGgctcattttatatttttatgtccTTGGATGGACATAAAACAGTGCTGTCAAGGTGAACAATAGACTTTTCTGAACATAAAGGAACTGATGGGTCTGGAGATTCTGGAGTACATGTTCTGATGAAGTCTCAGGTTAAAGTAGGGAGCTCTGGGCCAGATAATTCTTCAAGAATTTGCTGGCAGAGCAAACTGACATCTGTGCAAGCCTTGCAGGTGAAATGAATCATGACCGAAGCCCACCTGTGCAAAGCTGCCTTGAAGATGTCCCCACCAACTGCATCAATGACCACGTTGACTCCCTTGTTAGTCGTCAGTTTCTTCACTTCTTCCCTCAGGTCAGCCCAGCTATAATTCACACTCTGGAAAGCCCCCTTCTCAAGTGCCAGATTGCATTTCTTGTGAgttcctgctgctgctattacCTGTAATCacagaacccccctccccaacattgTAGAATTTTCCAGTTAAGAAGATTGTGGTCTGTGTGCTTAAGTAACAGCAGGTGAACTATTTGCATTTGTTCTTACTCTGGAATAAACTGAGAAGAATGGAAAACTGCCCCCTTCAATAGGaaaaaaagatcacaaaataaaAATTAGAAGTTGAGAGATTTGTAAATCCTACATAATTGTGGTTGGTTTTTGAACATATTGCCATCAGGCATATTGGCCATCAAGGACATTTTTCTCCAGCTAGATGAactataaattttttttaaagaagagattTTTCAAGATTCCTCTATGATCCTGAAGATCAACTATTGCTCATCCCAATGGACACATTTGGAAGGGAATATACCTTTGCCTTAAGCACATTTGTTGCAACATCCACAATTGCAAGTCCTGTGGCACCAGCTGCTGCCGTCACCAAAACAGTCTCCCTGTAACCGATAGAACCACCGCAATGAAGCAAGAGAACGTAATGTAGTGTAGCTTAATGTAAGAGCCTGGCTATAAGTTTATACTTGCGTGAGATGACCAGGATCTCACTGTCAAGAACTCTGAAGGTTTCCCTGGAGACAGGCAAAGGACGTTGGAGGGTACTCTAGAGCCGCTGGCTATATTTCTCTGTTGTTCATCTAAGCTTATCTTTATTCTCCTTAACAGTTATCTGTCCCCACTTCTCCCCATCCTGCCACAGAACCAATTAGCTGCTAAGGAGATCAGCAACAACAGATAGAAAAAGGTATTCATGGCTCTACAATCCCCTCCACCTTTCTCTGTCTTGCACTTTGAAGCTCTCAAAATTATATTCAGAGTAATATTTCCATTTATCCAGATTTAACATTATTGACAGATAATACAAGATAATACAATATAGGAAACCAATAGCAAAGGACAACTACATGGCCAGATACCATTTGTGTTCATGAAATGTCCCAGATTCCTTCAGTAAAAACCTAAATGCCTTGATTTGGAAGCACCCTCAGTTTCTGtgaagcttacttccaagtaaatatgtttcTGAGAATATTAAATGTGTAACTGTTGCTGCCAGAAGTGGTAGCCCTGCATTTAGCTCCCCATTCTGTCTAATCTAATCTAATAGTACTAATACATCTAATATATCTAATAGTACTTTTCTTCCGTCCTGATGTCACCATGTTCCATGTTCCCCTGCACCAATTCTACATTACTGGCTGTCgaaagtagataggaaaacagggAATTACTTGGCATTGTGGCAAAAGATAGATGCTGCTTTGATATTATGGAAAACGATACAGGAACTAGAAAGCAGCTGCCGTTTTCACATGTTTAGGCCTATTTTGGCCCCAAGTGTTTCTCTAGCTCCCAAATTTCTTCATACCTCTCCTAATCCTGTTCTGGCAAGAAAAATGTGCCTCCTTAAAGGCTACTGCTGTCAAATGAAGAGTTGAGTTACTCCTAATGCACCATGGGGGTAATGAGAGTGATATAACAAGAACAGTACACTGcaagtcatagaatcatagaattggaaaggGCCTaataggttatctagtccaaccccctgcctttggcaggaaatcctcctagagcatctccaacaggtgcttgttgagcctctgcttgaatatctctagtaagggagagtctaccacctctcttggcaatctgttccactgccgaaccgcaaATGCcgaactttgcatttatccctgttgaacttcattgTATTCATTTCAGCCTAGTATTCCATTTTGTcgaggtcttcctgaaggcttctactgtcatctattgtgtttgctactcctcccactttggtgtcatccacaaatttaatgaggctcccttgtatcccctcatccaagtcattgatgaagatattaaagagaatCAGGCCCAAAACAGAGCCCTGGGGTACTCCACTTGAAACTGCCCTCCAGGTTGACGCAAAGCTattgacaaacaccctctgtgtaCGGCTGTCCAACCAGTTGCGAATCCATCTAATGATTGTATCATCGAACctgtattttaccaacttgctgattaggatgtcatgtgggactttgtcaaatgctttattgAAGTCAAGGTATATTACATCTACCTAAAGTGCTAAAGAGTAACCAATTCCAACTTGTTCGCCTGGCCCTTTGAGTGGTAGAAGGAGATTACAGTCACTTGAAACTTTATCATGACCAGTGCATGATATGCACAAATAAACACTAAAATGGTTCCTCAAAAATGTCTTGAGATTGAAATTGTTGTGTCCAACACCTTGAAAGTGTGAAAATCACACTTTGTAAAAAGAGTTTTTCCTACAGAAAATCCTACTAACCCGCCCCCTCCATTCACATGAGAACCTTGGTATTTCtagtttttgtaaaaacaaacaaatgaaggCAGTTTTACTTATATTTCCTGGAATGCATCTCAGCTCAAGCATTGTTCTAGACTAGCAACAGCCCCGATCTATACTCAGAGCACTGCACTGGTTTGGATACTGTTCTCCACCAAGGAAAGGCAGGAAGGCAACCACTGCAATGGGATACAAAATTTTGCTGGTCAGGCAACCTAGGAGCCGCCACTCACCCCAGCTGTGTCTGTGCTCTGTGTTGAAGAGCCAAGATGGCTGTCCCATAGGAGACAGGAAGAGCTGCAGCATCTTCATAAGAAACTCCCTGTGGAATTGCCCAGAGCAGCTTCatgaaaaaaggacaaaaaagtcaTGAACTTCATTTTGAAGAaagattacaggttgagtcttgttatttgcaaggattcctttcccagaactcatgtgggtggcaaaaatcgcactaaagcaCATCAATTTAAAAAcgatgtccttttgctcagccatttaaaaacagccttgctgaccttttgtaatgcacatggaagcaatcagtctctctccaggtacttagaaaggcttcactctgccCTTCACAAAGggcagagacccctcccttccccaggagctCAACACAGGAAAAGAATGGAGGAgatgataatgacttgcattcttactgtcctcaggaggaggggaggggctgcttgtcttggagtgaagctgttctaaatgcctggagagagaatgatgaatggattgtcagctggctgccctctctcgcattaacaaaTTGGTAAACGACTTCTTTCCTTTACTTGAAAGGGCCCTCatagcattgagataaaaccgcaggtgaaaaatccatggataattaggttgtaGTTGTATTTCTTTATAGAAGCCTTGCAAACTCTCTGTAAAAAAAAAGTATGTGCATTTCACTTTGAGACAGAGCTTTTATAAAACCAAAATTCAGAATTAAAGTCATGTTTGGAACCCCATCAAAGCTGCACATGAAGTCCCCAGATCCCGACAATGTATGCACCCAAGGCACTTTCAAAGCACTTgtgacattatttatttaaaataaataaag from Tiliqua scincoides isolate rTilSci1 chromosome 4, rTilSci1.hap2, whole genome shotgun sequence encodes the following:
- the LOC136649439 gene encoding quinone oxidoreductase-like protein 2 encodes the protein MAGASGSAGLRGCLGARSVFRPASCRRNACGRELLSPVSLSSIIIFQTQRTYRAALCTELTKPLILRDIPSPSLKRDEVRVHVHCCGVNFADILACQGLYQEKHSLPFTPGMEFSGDVMETGVAVSSVKKGDRVIGVANTKALAEEYIADQKLLWAIPQGVSYEDAAALPVSYGTAILALQHRAQTQLGETVLVTAAAGATGLAIVDVATNVLKAKVIAAAGTHKKCNLALEKGAFQSVNYSWADLREEVKKLTTNKGVNVVIDAVGGDIFKAALHSLTWEGRIVVVGFAGGTIPSIPANLLLLKNISAMGLYWGRYRDQDFPVFSSALSSALQYCHEGRIQPHIGAVFRLEEVNEAFAHVSQRKSVGKIVISVS